The Aythya fuligula isolate bAytFul2 chromosome 2, bAytFul2.pri, whole genome shotgun sequence genome contains a region encoding:
- the TMEM74 gene encoding transmembrane protein 74 produces the protein MACMELLYLAEESRQGSLGTTAGWSLPSSPYEQQQQHERGEVDPKAASAVAALHCERNCKPSERGSVAEPAPVPLSSASGPSPWEHLAPPSTSQPCHLPESLPGEGDAGKKKACCCAQELETSFTYVDENVNLEHARSPPSPTGCRDAPQQRSCRELPPEWVHDSPSLVSEEDDTASEAAAGKSVDYGFISAILFLVSGILLVIISYVVPRDVTVDPNTVAAREMERLENESARIGAHLDRCVIAGLCLLTLGGVVLSSLLMMSMWKGELYRRSRFASSKESAKLYGSFNFRMKSGANDNMLELSLVEEDVLAVDN, from the coding sequence ATGGCCTGTATGGAGCTTCTCTACCTGGCCGAGGAGAGCAGGCAAGGGTCCCTGGGCACCACTGCAGGCTGGAGCCTGCCTTCCTCTCCCtatgaacagcagcagcagcatgagagGGGTGAGGTGGACCCCAAAGCAGCTTCTGCCGTAGCAGCCCTGCACTGTGAAAGGAATTGCAAGCCCTCAGAGAGGGGCTCCGTGGCTGAGCCCGCCCCGGTTCCCCTGTCCTCCGCCTCGGGCCCCTCACCCTGGGAGCACCTGgcaccccccagcacctcccagccttGCCACCTGCCCGAGAGCCTCCCGGGGGAAGGGGATGCGGGGAAGAAGaaagcctgctgctgtgcccaggaACTCGAGACGTCATTCACCTACGTGGATGAGAATGTGAACCTGGAGCACGCAAGAAGTCCCCCTAGTCCAACAGGCTGTCGGGATGCTCCTCAGCAGCGCTCCTGCCGGGAGCTGCCACCCGAGTGGGTTCATGATTCCCCTTCGCTGGTCTCCGAGGAGGATGACACGGCCtcggaggcagcagctgggaaatcCGTGGACTATGGGTTCATTAGTGCCATTTTGTTCCTCGTTAGCGGGATTTTGCTGGTGATTATTTCCTACGTGGTACCCAGAGACGTGACTGTGGATCCCAACACAGTGGCTGCCCGGGAGATGGAGAGACTGGAGAACGAGAGCGCCAGGATCGGGGCTCACTTGGACCGCTGTGTGATCGCTGGGCTGTGTCTCTTAACCCTGGGGGGAGTGGTGCTCTCCAGCCTGCTGATGATGTCCATGTGGAAAGGGGAGCTGTACCGGAGGAGCAGGTTTGCATCCTCCAAGGAGTCTGCGAAGCTCTATGGGTCTTTCAATTTCAGAATGAAGTCTGGTGCAAATGATAATATGCTCGAGCTGTCGTTAGTTGAGGAAGATGTGCTTGCCGTAGATAATTAG